CATCACCGCAGAAAGTGTCTATCCAGTACTGATGGAAGAAACAAATTATGCATTTCCTGACCGCAATTCAGATATCAAAGGTTGGGTTCGGACCGATGATTTGTCACCTTATGAAGCTTGTCTGATTCGAACTGACAAGGAAGGGGAACAGTGGGTAGCGCTTTCACACAGCTATTGGGACGAGGATAAAGCGCCGAATGAAAATAGCTGGAATTCACCTTACCTGGCAGTGCGTGCTTATTATTCAAGCGCACTCATAAATGAAAGCATCCAGAACTTTAAACAGAAAAGTGCGCGCGATATTTTCCAATATAATCAGGGGAATAGCTGTTATCGCGGTTATCTTGCTGAATATCCTGACAGCCCAGTGTACAAACAACTTCTTAATAATGAGGAAGATAGTGAAGCATTTAATTTTACAGAAGTCAGTTTACTACGCGGAAGCGAATGGGAATATGACTACTCATATACCACGCCCGAGCGCCAGGATAACCTTATTGCGCCATGCCAGGGAATCATTCAAAAACTCGAACTTTTATGGGATTGTCAAAGCGGTTGGGTTGATCGTTCTGGCAAACTTATCGCCTTCCATCATAAAGGTGTAAGACAAAGCGGACTTTTCATTCATCGTTCGGCGTTGAACGCCTACCTGTCCATAACAGGTGAAGAACTTATATATCGCCGTTTTGCTAACAGGGGATATTTTGATTTAGCTGGCCGTAACGGCTCGCAAATAGACCTGAAAACTTGGCTCCAGTACCGGGCAGACAAGGCGCCAGTAGTTTTACGAGAAGAGGAACTGCCGTTTAACTGCTGACAACGATACTTATTAAGTAATCAACTGGCTGCCCTGGCATCGAATGCCAGAAGAGCCATTTCACACTACCAATTTAAGTAGACTGAAGGAATACTTGGTACAAGCAAACGCACGCCATATCGGATAGAGGGGACTATGAACGAAACCATCGAAAAACTGATTGCCAGTGGAAAGGAAGGACCATGGTGGGACTTTAAACAAACCTACCCGAATCGCTGTGGCCATTTCAAACAGTCCTGCGCTGATCATGTTTTTTTCGAGTGGATCGAGGACATTGTCAACTTCCTGATAGATGCCCCAGTCATTGGAATGTGGGCGTGGAATGAATTCGATCTCTTCGTAATCGTCGAGGGTGAAGCCGGGGAATGCTTCAGCGCAGAGGATTTTTAAGCCGAAAATGATATAGTAAAAATATCGTGGTTCTATTTCCTGTGTTTCAAGGTAATCTTTCAACACTGCAAACGTGAAAGAAGATTTGGTTATGCAATGTTCCGTTGCCAAAGACCATGCATGGAGAACTCCAGGAACCTGGGCTGGACACTTGGCTGACGCATAACGGAAACAAATATATTTGATTAATTGGTTGCTGATTTTATCCTGACGATAGTGGGCATAGCAGCGGCTACCTGAATAATCGAAAACCCAACTATCACTTGTTGAGTTGATATACTTATCATCGAAAAAATCTGCCGACTTGAGATAAATGCTAGCTGGTATATTAACATTTAAAACACGCTCAACAAATACAGATGCGTAAATGCTACTCCTCGGCTCATTTAGCTGTCTATTAATTCGACTCATATACACTCCATTCGTCGCATACATTTGAAAAGGTTGCTCTCAGGGCCTCGTTATCCATCGCAATTCGATGAAGATTGGCCGTATTAGCCTGCTGCGATAGAAATCTTTTGGCATAAATATCAGGCATATGGCTATTGTAACTCCAGCCGCCAAGCAGTCGTAACTCATCCTTGGCCTCATTCATCAATCCAGCGCTAGAAAAATCTATTGCCGCCAAACGTGAGTTGACATTAATCTTTTTAAGTTTTTCACCATAAATGCGTTGAAGTGTCAAATAGGCCCATGTATGTCGTGTTATATGAGGCGAGATGCTTTCAATGGCATCAAAGCATTTATCTGATTTATATTCAGGATGCTGTACGCTAAATGTGTCATCTATCTTGGAAAAAATGTCATAAATAGTGTGGTATGACAGCGGCGGATGTTGTCCCTGAGTCGAAGTGAACAGGAAACTATGCGAGGTTCGATGGCGAACTTTACGGGTATAAAGACTTAGAAAGTGGTAGTCCAGTTTATCTAACGCCAGCACCCGGTTTGCATAGATATTCTTTAATGAAGGCAATCTTTTTCGTGGGTCTGGTATGTCTTCATCCACAGTTGTCACAATTAGGCTGAACTGATCCCCTCGGAGATTGGGTTTAATAGAATGACACTCCAAAAGCAGTAATTCACTGACACGTAATCCATAATTTAAAAGTAATCTGCAAATCAGAAAGTTACGTAATTGTATTTCACCAGCAGGGAAGGGATTAAGTGGGTTTTTCTTTGAAGCTGAATCGGGTGTAATGATTTGGTAAAAAGCTATGATCATATCAGTCGTTAGACTTCGAAAGCGCTGATGGGTAATTTTGTTGTTCATCTGACGAGAATGAGCAAGAGTGCGGAATTCTTCTTTATGTATCGATAACCGACTAGTTAACTGTGTGGCAAGCCGTGTGAGTTCTATAGGCGAGCCATCAACATACCTCGGCGAGACATACGTATTAATCAGATATCTCATAAAGCGAATAACCGCATGTACATATCCAACGTTTGTGCGGCGTGAAGACGTGTTCTGTATAGAGCCGATAGCTAAGATTGGTGCACATGAATGCCCATTTTCCAGATAATGAAAAAAGGCTGTCAGTTCTTCAATGGCGATTAATGGATTGTGGTCCGAGGAATTGAAACTGAAGCAAAACGTCACGCCATATTTCTGGTACCAGAATTCATAGAAAAACTTGATCGCTTGAAGTGAAGCGGATTGGGTAGCTGCTGTACGCAAAGCCAGGTGGTCCACAAGATATTGTAGCGGGTACAAAAGCGGCAGGCATGTATGAGTATCCATCAGTACCCATAGGCGCTGCCGTTGGTTGATATTGAACTGTGCGAGTGCGAACATGCGGCATTTATCCTCACAAGTAATATGTGTATAAAGAAAATAACCGGCAAACATAATGCGTAGCAAGGAGAAGATGAAGTGTAGGGTAAGTGTATGATTGATCGTAGTCTGCAGGTGGTTATGAACTAAAGGGATGGCAGACTAAATTTAACATAATATACATTATGCGAACCAACGGAGATGCTCGCGGGAACTGGCAGCTTTGCTGAGCAAATCCCCATAAGTAAAATGCTTCATGTCAGCCATGGATCCTTAGTTTGCTGTTGGTGTTCCCTGATGAAACCGCATTTGCCAGGCATCGGGATTTGGGCTGTCAGCATTTTTAATCCATAGCGATGTCCGCCATGTTTTACTGACGATGTTATTCTCGTCTGCCTTGTAACTCATGTATGTCAGCAACACACTTTTTTCATCCACCACTGATAACTCGAAGTTATCGGCCTGTATTTGTTGTTCAACCGTTTCAGAAATTAGTGCGTCGATAACCTGCTGTTTGTCGTATCGCATCCCAGAACGGCCAATTTCAAAAAAGTCGCGGTGCAGCAGCTGATCAGTGATGGTCTTCTTGCTGCGCGTTGCCTGGCAATGAAGTTGTCTTTCATAATGTACAATCAGCGACTGTAACTTTTGTCTCTCTGAAATCATGAGTTCTGAGCTCATCCATTGTTTACTAAGAAAAGAAAAACCAAGCTGTATTAATAAGGCCGTTATCTATCTCAAAGACGGCAACACTTTCTATAGGTTCTGCCGCAAGTCCATGTATCAATTCATGGTCAAATACCTTGTTGCCTAACACGGTACGAGATACCAATTCCGCTCTCAGTTTTGGGTTGTTGAATCGGTTATTCACGTAAAACTCTCTCAGCGCTTCTTTTCCTACCATCGACGGCGTTTCTGCTGGCATACGGTACGCTTTGAAATCAGGTGCAAAACATGACACAAATGCATCGATATCATGTTCGTTATAAGCCTTAAACTGTGCCGCTACGGCCGATTCTGGTGACATGGTTTCTCCCTACTATGTGTTTTTCTACTGTGTCTGAATAAATAAATTGTGTGCCAATTATCAAGAAATCAGGAAGGCTCGCGGTAGATTTATCTGGGCCTCAGAGCGTTTTCCTCTACAATGTACTTTCCAGCCCGCTTATCAGGTTCATACCCATGCAAAGACTGACTCAGAAAGACATGACCGAAAGTGAACAACGTCAGCTTAAGACGCTACTCGATCAGGCGCGAAAAAAACAGGGCCGCACGCTGACCAACTCTGAGAGTAATCACATTAAAGATGATTACATCGATAAGCTTATGAAGGAACGTGAAACCGTAGCAAAACAGGTGAAGGCTGATAAGAAGAAAAATAAGTTTAAACCTGATTCCTCAGCAACATATGAATGGTCAGCCAGTACAAACCTACGGGGCCGCCGCTAGCATTTACGTCAATGATTGCTGTATCCCTGGCTTGACACTATTTACCGAAAAAGATGCCGAACAGCCGCAGTTCGCACGCTCTGGCTTAATGCTTCCAGCGATGCAGAACGGATATTCCAACGGTGCCAGTACAGACGAATATCGATAGGATTTCCGGCTTGAAACGGCACTAATTCGCCTTTTTCCGTATGAGATGATGCCATATGTTCTGGGATCATCCCCCACCCTAGCCCTCTGAGAATGGCGCCGACAAAAGCTGCCGTTGAAGGAACGAATTGCTGCGGTGGTTCAATGGTTGCCGGAACCAGCGATGCTATAAATAAGGACTGTAATCTGTCCTTATTGTTAAATATCAGGAGCGGCGCTTTTTGCAAACTGTCCGCATTGATGCCATCCGCAAAGTACGTCTCGTGAAAAATCTGTGAGCAATACGCGCGGTAACGCATCGTTCCTAAATATTCTACGCCACAGCCTTGAATCGGTTCCGGGCTAGCGCTGACCGCTGCCATGACGCGACCTTCACGCAGCAAGGTTGCCGAGTGCTCCTGATCCTCGACGAGGATATCGAGCAAAATACTGGATCGGTGACAGGCATCGTCCATCGCATCCAGAAACCATCCGTCTATTGAATCCGCATTCACCGCCACTGAAAGACTCTGTCTGGCCGGCATTTCAAGCGTGCTGAAAAGCTCACTCTCCAACATATCTATCTGTTCTGCGTGTCGAAGTAACGCTTGCCCCGTCAGCGTTGCTCGACACGGATTGCCCCTTACGATCAGTACCTGACCAAGCTGATCTTCTAACTGTTTGATACGCTGGCTGATGGCAGACGGCGTGACGTGGAGTTTACGAGCCGCAATTTCAAAGCTGCCGCTACGGACAATCTCCATGAAAGCTCTCAGACAGGGGTAATTCAGGTTCATGATTATTTATTCTTAACAATATCAGGATGATTTAATCTGCCTTAATTAAAGGTTCGATACAACTAGTGGTGAATGCCATACGTGATAGTGAGGAAAATTGAGGGGGGAATGTGAGTAAGAATCGCAGAAGGATATCAGAATATTACCCGGCAACCTTTCGGCTGCCGGGTGACAGTGTCACTTTTTATTTTAAGAGCGCACGAGGTGACACGTGCTGCTGTTCCAAACGAAAATGCTCTATCGCCTGCGCTAACGACATGGACTGATCTTCCAGCGAACTGGCTGCAGCCGACATCTGCTGTACCAGTGCGGAGTTTTGCTGCGTGACGCCATCCATTTCATTGACGGCAATCGTGACCTGACTAATGCCTTTCGCCTGCTCATCCGATGCCGTGACAATCTCACCGATGATACTTTGTACCGAGCTGACGGCGTGTGTCATATCCTGCATGGTTTTACCGGCATCGTTCACCAGTTTAACGCCGCTTTCAACACGCTGACTGGATTCCTCAATCAGTGCGGCAATCTCTTTCACCGCGCTGGCGCTGCGCTGTGCCAGACTGCGAACTTCCGATGCCACAACGGCGAATCCTCTTCCCTGCTCGCCCGCTCGCGCCGCTTCTACTGCGGCGTTCAGCGCCAGAATGTTGGTCTGGAAAGCGATGCTGTTAATCATGGCGGTAATATCGCCAATCTTCTTCGCGCTCTCATCAATCTGCGACATCGTCTGAACCACCTGACTGACCAGCGATTCACCGCGCTGAGCAATCTTCGTGGCATTCTCTGTCAGCGTCGTGGCCTGATGAGCATTGTTGGCATTGTGTTTCACCGTTGCAGTGATCTCTTCCATACTCGCCGCGGTTTGCTCCAGCGCAGCAGCCTGCTGCTCCGTACGCGATGCCAGGTTGAGGTTACCGCTGGCAATTTCCGCAGCGCCTTGTCGTACGGAATCACTGGCGTCTTTGATCTGTCCGACCACCTGACGCAGCTGTGACTGCATCGTATTCAGCGCGAAGAACAGGCTGTTACGATCGTTGGGTTGCACGTCAATCACATTACTCAGTCGACCTTCCGCAACAGCCAGCGCAATGTTGGCCGCTTCGCGTGGTTCGCCACCCAGTGGTTTAAGCACTTTACGGCTGAATACCCAGCCCAGCAGCGCGCTCACCAACAGGATACTGATCACCATCATGATGACGGCATTCATTAACTGACGTTCAGACGCCGCCATCACTTGGCTCACAGGGACAACAATGGCCAAATGCCATTTATCTGTGCTGTTGCCGATAGCAATGGGTTGCCAGGTAATCAGCGCTTCTTCACCCAAAATGGCATCGTCGTGTTGTACCACTGAGGACGTGAAGTTGTCCGTCGGCCCTTGCCAGGCTTTGCTCGTCTGGGATTTATCCGGATAAGAGATGACTTTACTCTCACTGGATAGCAGCATTGCGTAGCCGCCGCCTTCCCAAGGCTTAATCTGGTTCACTTTTTGCTGTAATGACGCAAGGGAGATGTCTGACGTAACGACGCCCCACAGTTTCCCCTGACTGACTATCGGTGCGGCGACTGACGTCAGTAGCGTAGGTACGCCGTTGTAAGCATAGGAGTAGGGTTCGATGAGCGTATCTTTCTGGCTCTTTTGCGGCAACAGGTAGTAATCGCCTTGGCCGGGCGTCAGATAGGAAAGCAGCGGATGCATCTTGTAATTGCCAGCCTGATCGCGGTCGACAAACCAGGCATAGCGGCCTTTAGGTGCCTGGCCTGGTTGATCGGCAAACTCGGCGTCGCGACCGTCAAACACATTCTCTTCAAAAATGACTGAAATCGAGAGGTATTCTGGGTTATCCCTTAGGGCATATTCCATCATTTTATCGACCACTGCGCGATCTTTAATGCCTGCAGCGGGCAATGCAGCCAGTCCTTGTCCAAGGTTATGTGCCACATCCCGGGCGTAGTTGAGTTCCTGTTGAATTCTTAATGCTTCGCTTTGGGCTATCTGCTGCAAATAGCGTTCGGCCAGAGACTTTTGTTCCTTACTAGACTGCCAGCTGAGCACCCCTATGGTGACAGCGAAACCGAGTGCGATAGTTAATGCGCCAGTTAGCAGCACTTGAGCGCGGGTACTCATTGTTTTTTTTTGTATTAATTGTTTGGCCATTATGGCTCCCCTAGAGTTGATACTTATCGTAATCAACATTCCGTTGCAATGAGCTCCTACTATTTGTTTATCGGCGTCTTTTTTTTGAACTTTAGTTACACAGATGTAAACAAAATAGTGGCATTGGGGGCCTGTGGTCGTTGAGGTGTACTTGCCCTATTTCATCGGGTTAATTGCGGTCTGATGAGGGTTCGGCTCCAGGTTTTTATGCATGTTGAAACCGGTGATTTGGAAGCCATTTTTTTCATATAACATCTTGGCAACCGGATTATGTGCAGCCACTCTTAGCCCGATTTCGCCAATACCTAATGCCGTGAGCGCGACGTCCATCGCGGCAAGCGAGGCTTTACCGAAACCACGGCCCCGCCACGCGGGCAGAAGGCAAAAATCAGAGACCCAGGCTGCGTGTTCTTTCAGAACTACCCACAAGTAACCAATGATGACGCCTGCATCATCTGAGGAATGAATGCACCATAACTTATTGGCTCTCGTGTGAACGCCCTGCGGTAGCGCAATATCGATCGATTGCGTGGCGATCGCCCTCGCCTTTTCCGCGTCATATCCCCGAGATTCTTGTAGATCCTGAGCATATTCAAGAATAAAAAACTGGCGATATTCGGGGTAATCCCCCTCAGCCATATCCGTTAACTTTACCATTGTGTTCACTTTCCCAGTTCAGAGTCACGGCCAGTCTCGCTGGCCGTGATTTATCACATCACTTATAATCAACGTAATCAATAGCGTGGAACAGATTGCGCGGTTCCGATAACACGAAACGGAACCGCGTAGAAACATCAGGATAGGGTGTCAGATGCCGTTCTGGTCGCACGTTCACGGGCGGAAGACGAACAGATAAATGCCAAAATTACCATGACAAGTACCGGCAGCATGGCGATGCGTAACCCCGCAACCTCGCCAAGGAAGCCCAGTGCAGGTGGGCCGACGAGGAAAGCAAAGTAGCCCAGCGTTGCCGCAATCGTGACGCGAACGGCACTGTTTTCTCCGCTTCCTGCGGCAGAAATAGTGAGCGGAAAACCCAGCGATGCACCGATACCCCAGAAGATAACCGCAGCAGCGGCCAGCAGCGGCGCATTAGAGAAAATGACCAGCGTCAGCCCAAGTGCGGCGGAAGCGGCGCTGAAACGGAGCATATTGACCTTGCCGAAGCGATCGACAAAGTACCCGCCTGCAAAACGCCCTAGCGTCATACCGGCAGTGAAGCCGACATAAACCAGCGTGCCTGACGTGTGACCAAAATTGTGACCATCGATCATCAATAGTGGCAACCAGTCATTGGCAGAACCTTCGGCCAGCGCCATCGCAAGAATAACCACACCGAGAATCAGCAAGCGGCTGTCTTTAAGTTCGTTGAAGACCTGCGTCTTATAGTCGCCCTTTTCCTCTTGCTCAGAACGGGCCAAATCGCTCAGCCACGGCATTTGGCGCATCAGCACAATCGCGGTAAGTATCGACAGTGCTACGGCCACAACAAAATGCAGCGTAGTATTGATGCCAAACGCCGTCATCGCCATTCCTGTCAGCGCACCGACCAGCGTTCCCAAGCTAAAAAAGCCGTGCAGCGTGGTCATCAGGCTTTTATTCAGATGCTGCTCAAACGCCGCCCCTTCAATGTTGATAGCAATATCAACCAGACCGACTCCCGCGCCGAAAATCAACAATCCCATAAAGGCGCTGGGCGTGCTTTGAATCGAAAGCGACGCAGCAAGCATAAGCAGCCCAAGAAGCAGCAGCAGGAATCCTCCGGCCATGGTTTTACGGATGCCGAGGACATTAATGACTTTACCTGCCCCCAATACGCCGAGCATGGAACCACATGAAAAACCAAACAGAATCATGCCCATCGTTTCCGTTGAGGCATTCAGAACGTCACGCATGACAGGGGTTCGGGTCACCCAGGTTGCCCACGTAAAACCGGGAATGAACATCAGCCCGAACAGTGCAAATTTATTGATAGCGGGTTTTGTGGTCATAGCTCTCGTCGTCTTTATCTAAATGAATTCGTACATATGTACGAAAAACTATCGCACGAATATACACCGTTTTGCACCTGTTTCATTAGGTTCTTTTTTAAATCGGAAATGCCTGACAAGATCGCGCCAGGTGGAGTCAGGAGGTCAATTTGATTACCGTATTGAGGATGTCTTCACGGCTGACCGCTTCATTATTGAGATAGTTATGGATCGTATATCCTTCAATTATTGCATCCAGTGAACACGCGGTTGCAATGCTGAAATGGAGGTGAAGCGATTTTCTGCTGCGCGTCATCCACTCCTGCAATATCAGCCGATACTCTTCTTTCCGCGATGCCAGCGCGTACAGTTCAAAACTTAACGTCAGGTGACGCGGCGTTGCCCAGATGTCTCCACAGATCAGGTCAACCACAGCTTCACGCGCGCTGCCGATATCCTTTGCCTGCTTGAGGCGGACGCGGAATGCATGTGAGATACCATCGACCATATAGATGAACGCGCTGCTCAACAGCACTTCAATACTGCTGTAGCGGTAGGTTAACGTCCCCGGTGACAATCCGGCCTGCTGCGCTATTTTTCGGTAGGTTGCCCCTCTCACGCCGTGATCCAGTATGACTTCCAACGCAGCTTCAAGAATTCTGCTTTGTGTATCTTTGCCATCATGCGTTGCATCGTGTGATGGTGACGTCATCCTGTTTCCCCTTAGCTGGCAATCCTGACTGTCATAACGTTTATAATAAAAAAAACCGCCAGTGAATGCGATCCCACTGGCGGCTTTATGGTAAACGAAAAGCGACTTAGCCTCTCAATTTACTGTGGTATTCGCCTTTCAACGTGTTGATTTCAGCTAATACCGCTTTGGCTTCGCTCAATTTACCGGCATCCGCCAGAGCCTGTGCGCTGTCCACTTTTTGCAAAATCTTATCCAAACCTTCCACATAGGCTTTTCTGTCTGGGCCATCGGCAGGCTGTTTGGCGAAATCAGGCGGCACCTGCGTTTTAGCGTGCTCGACGTGCTCACGGAATGTGCTCAGCGCGGTTTTCAGCGCAGCGGCATCGTCCGCTTTAGTGGCGGCGGTATAACTTTTCTGCATACCACGCATGTCTTCCGACGTGGTGGCGTTTGCCAAAACAGGGGTCAGCAAACTACCGGCC
The nucleotide sequence above comes from Pectobacterium brasiliense. Encoded proteins:
- a CDS encoding GNAT family N-acetyltransferase, whose amino-acid sequence is MVKLTDMAEGDYPEYRQFFILEYAQDLQESRGYDAEKARAIATQSIDIALPQGVHTRANKLWCIHSSDDAGVIIGYLWVVLKEHAAWVSDFCLLPAWRGRGFGKASLAAMDVALTALGIGEIGLRVAAHNPVAKMLYEKNGFQITGFNMHKNLEPNPHQTAINPMK
- a CDS encoding site-specific integrase, whose product is MFALAQFNINQRQRLWVLMDTHTCLPLLYPLQYLVDHLALRTAATQSASLQAIKFFYEFWYQKYGVTFCFSFNSSDHNPLIAIEELTAFFHYLENGHSCAPILAIGSIQNTSSRRTNVGYVHAVIRFMRYLINTYVSPRYVDGSPIELTRLATQLTSRLSIHKEEFRTLAHSRQMNNKITHQRFRSLTTDMIIAFYQIITPDSASKKNPLNPFPAGEIQLRNFLICRLLLNYGLRVSELLLLECHSIKPNLRGDQFSLIVTTVDEDIPDPRKRLPSLKNIYANRVLALDKLDYHFLSLYTRKVRHRTSHSFLFTSTQGQHPPLSYHTIYDIFSKIDDTFSVQHPEYKSDKCFDAIESISPHITRHTWAYLTLQRIYGEKLKKINVNSRLAAIDFSSAGLMNEAKDELRLLGGWSYNSHMPDIYAKRFLSQQANTANLHRIAMDNEALRATFSNVCDEWSVYESN
- a CDS encoding methyl-accepting chemotaxis protein, yielding MAKQLIQKKTMSTRAQVLLTGALTIALGFAVTIGVLSWQSSKEQKSLAERYLQQIAQSEALRIQQELNYARDVAHNLGQGLAALPAAGIKDRAVVDKMMEYALRDNPEYLSISVIFEENVFDGRDAEFADQPGQAPKGRYAWFVDRDQAGNYKMHPLLSYLTPGQGDYYLLPQKSQKDTLIEPYSYAYNGVPTLLTSVAAPIVSQGKLWGVVTSDISLASLQQKVNQIKPWEGGGYAMLLSSESKVISYPDKSQTSKAWQGPTDNFTSSVVQHDDAILGEEALITWQPIAIGNSTDKWHLAIVVPVSQVMAASERQLMNAVIMMVISILLVSALLGWVFSRKVLKPLGGEPREAANIALAVAEGRLSNVIDVQPNDRNSLFFALNTMQSQLRQVVGQIKDASDSVRQGAAEIASGNLNLASRTEQQAAALEQTAASMEEITATVKHNANNAHQATTLTENATKIAQRGESLVSQVVQTMSQIDESAKKIGDITAMINSIAFQTNILALNAAVEAARAGEQGRGFAVVASEVRSLAQRSASAVKEIAALIEESSQRVESGVKLVNDAGKTMQDMTHAVSSVQSIIGEIVTASDEQAKGISQVTIAVNEMDGVTQQNSALVQQMSAAASSLEDQSMSLAQAIEHFRLEQQHVSPRALLK
- a CDS encoding MFS transporter, which gives rise to MTTKPAINKFALFGLMFIPGFTWATWVTRTPVMRDVLNASTETMGMILFGFSCGSMLGVLGAGKVINVLGIRKTMAGGFLLLLLGLLMLAASLSIQSTPSAFMGLLIFGAGVGLVDIAINIEGAAFEQHLNKSLMTTLHGFFSLGTLVGALTGMAMTAFGINTTLHFVVAVALSILTAIVLMRQMPWLSDLARSEQEEKGDYKTQVFNELKDSRLLILGVVILAMALAEGSANDWLPLLMIDGHNFGHTSGTLVYVGFTAGMTLGRFAGGYFVDRFGKVNMLRFSAASAALGLTLVIFSNAPLLAAAAVIFWGIGASLGFPLTISAAGSGENSAVRVTIAATLGYFAFLVGPPALGFLGEVAGLRIAMLPVLVMVILAFICSSSARERATRTASDTLS
- a CDS encoding HTH-type transcriptional regulator ArgP: MNLNYPCLRAFMEIVRSGSFEIAARKLHVTPSAISQRIKQLEDQLGQVLIVRGNPCRATLTGQALLRHAEQIDMLESELFSTLEMPARQSLSVAVNADSIDGWFLDAMDDACHRSSILLDILVEDQEHSATLLREGRVMAAVSASPEPIQGCGVEYLGTMRYRAYCSQIFHETYFADGINADSLQKAPLLIFNNKDRLQSLFIASLVPATIEPPQQFVPSTAAFVGAILRGLGWGMIPEHMASSHTEKGELVPFQAGNPIDIRLYWHRWNIRSASLEALSQSVRTAAVRHLFR
- a CDS encoding DUF3811 domain-containing protein, coding for MQRLTQKDMTESEQRQLKTLLDQARKKQGRTLTNSESNHIKDDYIDKLMKERETVAKQVKADKKKNKFKPDSSATYEWSASTNLRGRR
- a CDS encoding DUF4440 domain-containing protein, with protein sequence MSSELMISERQKLQSLIVHYERQLHCQATRSKKTITDQLLHRDFFEIGRSGMRYDKQQVIDALISETVEQQIQADNFELSVVDEKSVLLTYMSYKADENNIVSKTWRTSLWIKNADSPNPDAWQMRFHQGTPTAN
- a CDS encoding nuclear transport factor 2 family protein: MSPESAVAAQFKAYNEHDIDAFVSCFAPDFKAYRMPAETPSMVGKEALREFYVNNRFNNPKLRAELVSRTVLGNKVFDHELIHGLAAEPIESVAVFEIDNGLINTAWFFFS
- a CDS encoding cytochrome b562, which codes for MNKMTKICFSVLLAGSLLTPVLANATTSEDMRGMQKSYTAATKADDAAALKTALSTFREHVEHAKTQVPPDFAKQPADGPDRKAYVEGLDKILQKVDSAQALADAGKLSEAKAVLAEINTLKGEYHSKLRG
- a CDS encoding TetR/AcrR family transcriptional regulator, with amino-acid sequence MTSPSHDATHDGKDTQSRILEAALEVILDHGVRGATYRKIAQQAGLSPGTLTYRYSSIEVLLSSAFIYMVDGISHAFRVRLKQAKDIGSAREAVVDLICGDIWATPRHLTLSFELYALASRKEEYRLILQEWMTRSRKSLHLHFSIATACSLDAIIEGYTIHNYLNNEAVSREDILNTVIKLTS